In a single window of the Alphaproteobacteria bacterium LSUCC0684 genome:
- a CDS encoding AzlD domain-containing protein codes for MIWAVMIAAGLMTFAARYSMIGLLGDRPIPERLKRLLGYVGPAVMAAIIAPEVLVTGDMINVMDNPRIPAFIGASIVAFWTRSVPLTILTGMLLLWGIEFITG; via the coding sequence ATGATCTGGGCTGTCATGATTGCGGCGGGGCTGATGACCTTTGCGGCGCGGTATTCCATGATCGGGCTGCTGGGAGACCGGCCGATACCCGAACGCCTGAAACGGCTTCTCGGCTATGTCGGGCCGGCGGTCATGGCCGCGATCATTGCCCCCGAAGTGCTGGTGACCGGCGATATGATCAATGTGATGGACAATCCGCGTATCCCGGCTTTCATCGGTGCGTCCATCGTTGCGTTCTGGACCCGCAGCGTTCCGTTGACCATCCTCACCGGGATGCTGCTGCTCTGGGGAATTGAATTCATCACCGGTTAA
- a CDS encoding DM13 domain-containing protein gives MTKTPPSKNSFHQFVEYWRQRFFLALTLKFFAGLVIGFGLGVYFLPILIADEPADIAIVQAAADKAERQAVFRRDLPGSDALHWGEGTLYLSSDRVTLEGEVSPGPDYRLYLAPSYVEDEEGFAAIKAQSLEIARIKGFRNFSYEIPAGLDTAGYAAVVIWCERFSQFITAGRLTKRG, from the coding sequence ATGACAAAGACACCACCTTCAAAAAACAGTTTCCACCAGTTCGTGGAATACTGGCGCCAGCGGTTTTTTCTGGCCCTGACCCTGAAATTTTTTGCCGGGCTTGTCATCGGCTTTGGTCTCGGCGTCTATTTTCTGCCCATTCTGATCGCCGATGAACCGGCGGATATCGCCATTGTGCAGGCCGCTGCGGACAAGGCCGAACGCCAGGCCGTCTTCCGGCGCGACCTGCCCGGCTCTGATGCTCTCCATTGGGGGGAGGGAACGCTGTATCTTTCATCTGATCGCGTCACCCTTGAAGGGGAAGTTTCCCCCGGCCCGGATTACCGGCTTTACCTGGCCCCTTCCTATGTCGAGGATGAGGAAGGCTTTGCCGCGATCAAGGCACAATCACTCGAGATCGCCCGCATCAAGGGGTTCAGGAATTTCTCCTATGAAATCCCGGCCGGGCTGGATACCGCCGGATATGCCGCTGTCGTGATCTGGTGCGAACGCTTCAGCCAGTTCATCACCGCGGGCAGATTGACCAAAAGGGGATAA
- a CDS encoding phosphatidylcholine/phosphatidylserine synthase has product MAGKDNSSPPRRRGRLIANVSLAWMLPNFLTISALLCGMSALRFALHDRWEAAIIMVAAAAILDALDGRMARMLKTSSNFGAQLDSLSDMVVFGVVPSLLLYFWALEEGGRIAWAACMFYTACCALRLARFNSELHDTPAWASNYFTGIPSPAAAFLALAPVVASFRFDWPAALEWQHLALWLALVGAGAISTIPTFAGKGVRLPRTSALPAMALFALVLAALVARPWDVWVGLALVYLALIPVSIVKFHRLKAEHEPSS; this is encoded by the coding sequence GGCAAGGATAATTCCTCTCCACCGAGAAGGCGCGGCCGGCTGATCGCCAATGTCAGCCTTGCCTGGATGCTGCCGAATTTCCTGACGATCTCGGCTCTTCTCTGCGGGATGTCGGCGCTCCGATTTGCCCTTCATGATCGCTGGGAAGCGGCCATTATCATGGTGGCGGCGGCAGCCATACTCGATGCGCTGGACGGGCGGATGGCGCGCATGCTCAAAACCTCGAGCAATTTCGGCGCCCAGCTGGACAGCCTCTCGGATATGGTGGTGTTCGGGGTGGTGCCGTCGCTGCTGCTCTATTTCTGGGCACTGGAAGAAGGCGGGCGGATAGCCTGGGCCGCCTGCATGTTCTACACGGCCTGCTGCGCCCTGCGGCTGGCTCGGTTCAATTCCGAATTGCACGATACGCCCGCCTGGGCGAGCAACTATTTCACCGGCATCCCGTCTCCGGCGGCGGCGTTTCTGGCGCTTGCCCCGGTGGTGGCGAGTTTCCGGTTTGATTGGCCCGCCGCGCTGGAATGGCAGCATCTGGCACTATGGCTTGCGCTGGTGGGGGCCGGGGCGATTTCCACGATCCCGACTTTTGCTGGAAAAGGTGTCCGCCTGCCGCGAACCTCCGCCCTGCCGGCGATGGCATTGTTTGCGCTGGTGCTGGCAGCACTGGTGGCGCGGCCATGGGATGTATGGGTCGGTCTTGCGCTCGTCTATCTTGCCCTGATCCCTGTCTCGATTGTTAAATTCCATCGCCTGAAAGCCGAACACGAACCGTCTTCCTGA